A section of the Chelmon rostratus isolate fCheRos1 chromosome 16, fCheRos1.pri, whole genome shotgun sequence genome encodes:
- the sync gene encoding uncharacterized protein sync, producing MEDLDDNISSARFEPLFIKEEEADPDVTPMEQRECNTGQSGLTFTGTHLTQSALIKPYLQEMDELLKSCEELTGIPFSSHFSASYNETSLTESTHCHSKEEDTKESYGESSISPQAYLSTSYIDTHMDRTGTGDQQAQAQSQDLGAIINRCGVTTDVSRQREMPLTSAGNKLSDSMVEYEGQLLGMLAMLESCMDETGMDFEPQDWAVDESQEYVHISTNPNLCRGATLVPIQQERPVKLETRPMQLGFWAGQRAVGDEVSQENRTEATVDSATNGSQQSSLLPCDSMDGFSVERMEMQGDLKTTEGVLDPQFGFSEPSMPLESTENDPMHCDVTNTGYISTDEYTYTNGDVAGIEVDNTELPAEEGQETKLNTTDLRSGVNDLSALGSQMEACIEEVQRLETRRVELLVEVLELRGDKDKEGAEGSNEGIEEPIDSKVVQLMNALKREEEGRREERKREIQSLREERAEEERRLWKVNLERQGLQEELRKLKRRLFAMARDCAQNQVALHTQHREVELLKREEEKLQSLVIQLTEEGSQFRTAQQQQLLALQTELHAQSSSQTSNTQDELTQCRRHSCVDIQQYLQGGLKALEDRYEPILLALLKRREVTAGALVKAKDQAQELRAQLRPLKEEIQKLKLQRACLEEKLKLIHIQRREDVGQYKETVYCLEESSRELKTELNIQKRKTKETEELRDSLTKQLLLYRAAIEDHKKCDVEEKT from the exons ATGGAGGACCTGGATGATAACATTTCATCTGCTAGGTTCGAGCCTCTTTTCATTAAAGAGGAGGAAGCGGATCCAGACGTGACCCCGATGGAACAAAGAGAGTGCAACACGGGACAATCTGGGCTCACCTTCACAGGAACTCACCTGACTCAATCAGCCTTGATTAAGCCATACTTACAGGAGATGGATGAGTTACTGAAAAGCTGCGAGGAGCTCACCGGTATTCCTTTCAGCTCTCACTTCTCAGCAAGTTACAATGAAACAAGCCTGACCGAATCAACTCACTGCCACAGcaaagaggaagacacaaaGGAGAGCTATGGAGAAAGCAGCATTTCTCCCCAAGCCTATCTTTCCACAAGCTACATCGACACACACATGGATAGGACTGGAACAGGAGACCAGCAAGCACAAGCTCAGTCACAAGACCTGGGCGCCATCATCAACAGGTGTGGAGTGACCACAGATGTTTCTCGCCAGAGAGAAATGCCTCTAACTTCGGCGGGTAACAAACTCAGTGACAGCATGGTGGAGTATGAGGGTCAGCTGTTGGGGATGTTGGCCATGCTGGAGAGCTGTATGGACGAGACTGGGATGGACTTTGAGCCTCAAGACTGGGCTGTAGATGAAAGCCAAGAATACGTACACATCAGTACAAATCCTAATCTTTGTCGGGGTGCAACACTGGTGCCTATTCAGCAAGAGAGGCCAGTGAAGTTGGAGACCCGCCCTATGCAGTTAGGTTTCTGGGCTGGTCAACGTGCAGTTGGCGATGAAGTTTCCCAGGAGAACAGAACTGAGGCGACAGTAGATTCGGCAACAAATGGAAGTCAGCAGAGTTCCCTGCTTCCCTGTGACAGTATGGACGGCTTCTCAGTGGAAAGAATGGAAATGCAAGGGGATCTGAAAACAACAGAGGGGGTTCTTGACCCTCAGTTTGGGTTTTCAGAGCCATCAATGCCATTGGAAAGCACAGAAAACGACCCTATGCACTGTGATGTGACAAACACAGGATACATCTCTACTGATGAGTACACATACACGAATGGAGATGTAGCTGGGATTGAAGTAGACAACACTGAATTGCCAGCTGAAGAGGGACAGGAGACCAAGTTGAACACCACTGATCTGAGATCTGGCGTGAATGACCTCAGCGCATTAGGGTCTCAGATGGAGGCGTGCATAGAGGAGGTACAGCGGTTAGAGACGAGGAGGGTGGAACTGCTGGTGGAGGTGCTGGAGTTGAGAGGGGATAAAGATAAAGAGGGGGCAGAGGGTAGCAATGAAGGGATAGAGGAGCCCATTGATAGCAAAGTGGTACAGTTGATGAATGCActgaagagggaggaagaggggagaagagaggagaggaagagggagattCAGAGCCTtagggaggagagagcagaggaggagagaaggctGTGGAAGGTGAACCTGGAGAGACAGGGCCTGCAGGAGGAGctcaggaagctgaagaggaggctGTTCGCCATGGCTCGGGACTGTGCTCAAAACCAGGTTGCCCTGCACACCCAGCACCGTGAGGTCGAGCTGCTGAAGAGGGAAGAG GAGAAGCTGCAGTCACTGGTGATCCAGCTGACAGAAGAGGGTTCCCAGTTCAGGACGGCCCAACAACAACAGCTCTTGGCCCTTCAAACAGAGCTTCATGCCCAGAGCTCCAGTCAGACTTCCAACACCCAGGACGAGCTGACCCAGTGCAGGAGGCACTCCTGCGTGGACATCCAGCAGTATCTGCAGGGTGGGCTGAAAGCGCTGGAAGACAG GTATGAACCCATTTTGCTGGCGTtgctgaagaggagggaggtaACAGCTGGAGCCCTGGTAAAAGCCAAAGACCAGGCCCAGGAGCTGAGGGCGCAGCTGAGACCCCTAAAGGAAGAGATCCAAAAGTTGAAGCTGCAGAGGGCTTGCTTGGAGGAGAAGCTCAAACTAATTCACatacagaggagagaggatgtcGGGCAGTACAAG GAGACAGTGTACTGcctggaggagagcagcagagagctgaagacTGAGTTAAACATCCAGAAGAGAAAAACCAAAGAGACGGAGGAGTTGAGAGACAGCCTAACTAAACAACTGCTCCTGTACAG GGCTGCCATTGAGGACCATAAGAAGTGTGACGTTGAGGAGAAAACATAA